In Buchnera aphidicola (Lipaphis pseudobrassicae), a genomic segment contains:
- a CDS encoding 3-deoxy-7-phosphoheptulonate synthase yields the protein MKKTDELRTIRIDPLITPSELAKQYAITSEIMDNVITTRQNIARIMTGEDARLLVVIGPCSVHDPIAAVEYAHRLYELRVKYKDRLEIIMRTYFEKPRTVVGWKGLISDPDLNGSFRVNHGLAVARKLLLDINALGMPAATEFLDMVIGQFIADLISWGAIGARTTESQIHREMASALSCPVGFKNGTDGNIRIAIDAIRAAKVRHLFLAPNKDGQMTINHTSGNPYGHIIMRGGSSPNYHADDVESAIKHLREFNLSEYLMIDFSHGNCLKEHIRQKNVAESVAYQISHGSKSIFGVMIESFLEEGFQKVIDNQPLIYGKSITDACLNWKDSTLIIKQLADAV from the coding sequence ATGAAAAAAACAGATGAACTACGTACCATACGAATTGATCCATTAATTACTCCATCTGAATTAGCAAAGCAATATGCTATAACTTCAGAGATAATGGATAATGTTATAACAACAAGACAAAATATTGCTCGTATTATGACTGGAGAAGATGCTCGATTGCTTGTTGTAATAGGTCCATGTTCAGTTCATGATCCTATTGCTGCAGTAGAATATGCACATCGATTATATGAATTACGTGTAAAATATAAAGATCGTCTTGAAATTATAATGCGCACTTATTTTGAAAAACCAAGAACAGTTGTTGGATGGAAAGGATTAATTTCAGATCCAGATTTAAATGGTAGTTTTCGAGTTAATCATGGATTAGCTGTAGCTCGTAAGTTATTGTTAGATATCAATGCATTAGGAATGCCAGCAGCAACAGAATTTCTTGATATGGTCATAGGACAATTTATTGCAGATTTAATTAGTTGGGGTGCTATTGGAGCTAGAACTACAGAAAGTCAAATTCATAGAGAAATGGCTTCTGCACTATCATGTCCAGTAGGTTTTAAGAATGGTACAGATGGAAATATACGTATTGCAATTGATGCAATTCGTGCAGCAAAAGTTCGTCATTTATTTTTAGCTCCTAATAAAGATGGACAAATGACTATTAATCATACTAGTGGTAATCCATACGGACATATAATTATGCGAGGAGGAAGTTCTCCTAATTATCACGCTGATGATGTTGAATCAGCAATAAAACATTTGCGTGAGTTTAATTTATCAGAATATTTAATGATTGATTTTAGTCATGGAAATTGTTTAAAAGAACATATTCGTCAAAAAAATGTTGCTGAATCTGTTGCATATCAAATTTCTCATGGTTCTAAATCTATATTTGGTGTTATGATTGAGAGTTTTTTAGAAGAAGGTTTCCAAAAAGTAATTGATAATCAACCATTAATTTATGGAAAATCAATTACTGATGCTTGTTTAAATTGGAAAGATAGTACTTTAATTATCAAACAATTAGCAGACGCTGT
- the thrS gene encoding threonine--tRNA ligase: MPVIRFSDGSHQVYEHSVLLVDIIKNKKPSILKSLIAISINDNFANLHTLVNKDSFIEFINHKDHKALNVIRYSCVQLLSYAIKNIWPISQIAESNISNNGFYCDIDLDNKMSEKDLTLLENNMKHLIRKKYDISNKIVSYSHALEIFEQRSEKYKISLINEKVDSNKKISLYYHENYIDIDIGLQIFNIKFCKYFKLRKIGGVYWKGSKKNKMLQRIYGTAWTNQQELDKHIQYLNELEKRDHRKIGKFLEMYHMQEESPGMVFWHNNGWIIFNELCNFVREKLKEYKYKEVKTPLLIDKIIWENSGHWDNYKNAIFTTLSEHREYCIKPMNCPGHVQIFNSKLKSYRDLPVRMAEFGSCHRNEPSGSLHGLMRVRNFTQDDAHIFCTQEQVRPEINDCIKMIYDLYSIFNFKKILVKLSTRPKKRIGNDSIWDQSEKDLSDMLIENHLSFEYQSGEGAFYGPKIEFILQDSLGRNWQCGTIQLDFYLPVRLNSFYINQKNERKTPVIIHRAILGSIERFIGILIEESSGNLPTWLSPIQVVIISVSNTSSDYIIHLVKRFFNINIRVESDLRNEKIGFKIREHTLRRIPYILICGEKEIKYNKISVRNRNGYDFGMIDIDIFIKKLQKEIFTRNFHQLEE; encoded by the coding sequence ATGCCTGTAATAAGATTTTCTGATGGAAGCCATCAAGTGTACGAGCATTCAGTTTTGTTAGTAGATATTATAAAAAATAAAAAACCTAGTATATTAAAATCTCTTATTGCAATTTCTATCAATGATAATTTTGCTAATCTACATACTTTAGTAAATAAAGATTCTTTTATAGAATTTATTAATCATAAAGATCATAAAGCATTAAATGTTATTCGATATTCTTGTGTCCAACTATTAAGTTATGCCATTAAAAATATATGGCCTATTTCTCAGATTGCTGAAAGTAATATTTCGAATAATGGTTTTTATTGTGATATAGATCTAGATAATAAAATGTCCGAAAAAGACCTTACTTTACTAGAAAATAACATGAAACATCTTATCAGAAAAAAATATGATATTTCTAATAAAATAGTTTCTTATTCTCATGCACTTGAAATTTTTGAACAACGTTCTGAAAAATATAAAATATCATTGATTAATGAAAAAGTTGATTCTAATAAGAAAATTTCTTTATATTATCATGAGAATTATATAGATATTGATATAGGACTACAAATTTTTAATATAAAGTTTTGCAAATATTTTAAGTTAAGAAAAATTGGAGGTGTATATTGGAAAGGAAGCAAGAAAAACAAGATGTTACAACGTATTTATGGTACAGCTTGGACTAATCAACAAGAATTAGACAAGCATATACAATATTTAAATGAATTAGAAAAGAGAGACCATAGGAAAATAGGAAAATTTCTTGAAATGTATCATATGCAAGAAGAATCTCCAGGTATGGTTTTTTGGCATAATAATGGTTGGATTATTTTTAATGAACTATGTAATTTTGTTAGGGAAAAGTTAAAAGAATATAAATATAAGGAAGTGAAAACGCCATTATTAATAGATAAAATTATATGGGAAAATAGTGGACATTGGGATAATTATAAAAATGCAATTTTTACTACATTATCAGAACATCGAGAATATTGTATTAAACCTATGAATTGTCCAGGACATGTTCAAATTTTTAACAGCAAATTAAAATCTTATCGAGATTTACCTGTTCGAATGGCTGAATTTGGAAGTTGTCATCGTAACGAACCTTCAGGTTCTTTGCATGGTCTTATGCGAGTTCGTAATTTTACTCAAGATGATGCACATATATTTTGTACTCAAGAACAAGTTCGTCCTGAAATTAATGATTGTATTAAAATGATATATGATTTATATAGTATATTTAATTTTAAAAAAATATTGGTAAAACTTTCTACAAGACCAAAAAAACGCATTGGAAATGATTCAATATGGGATCAATCAGAAAAAGATTTATCTGATATGTTAATTGAAAATCATTTATCATTTGAATATCAATCAGGAGAAGGTGCTTTTTATGGACCTAAAATCGAATTTATTTTGCAAGATTCTTTGGGAAGAAATTGGCAATGTGGAACTATTCAATTAGATTTCTATTTGCCTGTACGACTTAATTCGTTTTATATTAATCAAAAAAATGAACGTAAAACACCAGTGATTATTCATAGAGCGATATTAGGTTCAATAGAACGATTTATTGGTATATTAATTGAGGAATCTTCAGGAAATTTACCCACTTGGTTATCTCCAATACAAGTTGTTATTATTAGTGTCTCTAATACTAGTTCAGATTATATTATACATTTAGTTAAAAGATTTTTTAATATTAATATTCGTGTAGAATCTGATTTGAGAAATGAAAAAATAGGTTTTAAGATTCGTGAACATACATTACGTCGTATTCCCTACATATTAATTTGTGGAGAAAAAGAAATAAAATATAATAAAATCTCTGTTCGAAATAGAAATGGTTATGATTTTGGAATGATTGACATTGATATTTTTATTAAAAAGTTACAAAAAGAAATTTTTACTCGTAACTTTCATCAATTGGAGGAATAA
- the infC gene encoding translation initiation factor IF-3, giving the protein MKGGKRIQLTRPNRINNEIRAVKVRLTGVEGDQIGIVNLREALKKSEELGLDLVEISPNAEPPVCRIMDYGKFLYEKSKSFKEQKKKQKVIHIKEIKFRPGTDKSDYQVKLRNLVRFLEDGDKVKITLRFRGREMAHQKIGVDVLNRIKSDLNELAIVESFPSKIEGRQMIMILAPKKK; this is encoded by the coding sequence ATTAAAGGTGGAAAACGAATTCAATTAACACGTCCTAATCGTATCAATAATGAGATACGTGCTGTTAAAGTACGTCTTACAGGAGTTGAAGGTGATCAAATTGGTATTGTTAATTTACGTGAAGCTTTAAAAAAATCTGAAGAATTAGGATTAGATTTAGTAGAAATCAGTCCAAATGCTGAACCTCCAGTTTGTCGTATTATGGACTATGGAAAATTTCTTTATGAAAAGAGTAAATCTTTTAAAGAACAGAAAAAAAAACAAAAAGTAATCCATATAAAAGAAATAAAATTTCGTCCTGGTACCGATAAAAGTGATTATCAAGTTAAATTACGAAATTTAGTACGTTTTTTAGAAGATGGTGATAAGGTTAAAATTACTTTGAGGTTTAGAGGACGGGAAATGGCACATCAAAAAATAGGAGTTGACGTTCTTAATAGAATAAAAAGTGATTTAAATGAATTAGCAATAGTTGAATCATTTCCTTCTAAAATTGAAGGTCGTCAAATGATAATGATTTTAGCACCAAAGAAAAAATAG
- the rpmI gene encoding 50S ribosomal protein L35: protein MPKIKTLKSASKRFKKTASGEFKRKQANLRHILTKKTTAKKRHLRPKILVSKGDINKVKSFLPYA, encoded by the coding sequence ATGCCAAAAATAAAAACTTTAAAAAGTGCTTCGAAGCGTTTTAAGAAAACTGCATCTGGTGAATTTAAACGCAAACAAGCAAATTTACGTCATATTTTAACAAAAAAAACAACTGCTAAAAAACGTCATCTTCGTCCTAAGATTTTAGTTTCTAAAGGAGATATAAATAAAGTAAAATCTTTTTTACCATATGCGTAA
- the rplT gene encoding 50S ribosomal protein L20, which produces MARVKRGVITHARHKKILKQAKGYYGARSRVYRVAYQAVIKAGQYAYRDRRQRKRQFRQLWISRINSAVRKSQMSYSKFIFGLKKASIEIDRKILSDIAIFDMFSFNELVKKSKEALL; this is translated from the coding sequence ATGGCTCGTGTAAAACGTGGTGTTATCACTCACGCTCGTCATAAAAAAATATTAAAACAAGCAAAGGGTTATTATGGAGCTCGTTCTCGTGTTTACAGAGTTGCTTATCAAGCAGTAATTAAGGCAGGACAGTATGCTTATCGTGATCGACGTCAACGAAAAAGACAATTTCGTCAATTATGGATTTCACGAATTAATTCGGCTGTACGAAAGAGTCAAATGTCTTATAGTAAATTTATTTTTGGTTTAAAAAAAGCATCAATTGAAATTGATCGAAAAATATTATCAGATATTGCTATATTTGATATGTTTTCGTTTAATGAATTAGTAAAAAAATCTAAAGAAGCTTTATTGTAA
- the pheS gene encoding phenylalanine--tRNA ligase subunit alpha, with the protein MLKLNKLFQNIKTEIKKSQKKEELEKIRIKYLGKKGILTSYIKSLKNLSFEDKKKHSISINTIKKEIMININKQYEILNNILLNQRIEKEKIDISLPGRRVKNGSLHPITYTINYIKNFFSRIGFQSISSPEIEDEYHNFDALNIPKNHPARDSHDTFWFDKNRLLRTQTSSMQIRIMKKEKPPIRFIFPGKVYRNDYDHTHTPMFHQIEGLIIEKNINFSNLKWIIYSFLYDFFGNQISIQFRPSYFPFTTPSAEVDIINSRGKSLEVLGCGMVHPKILNNANINSNIYSACAFGLGIERITMLRYEISDIRYFFENDIKFLEQFKYN; encoded by the coding sequence ATGTTAAAATTAAATAAATTGTTTCAAAATATTAAAACTGAAATAAAAAAATCACAAAAAAAAGAAGAATTAGAAAAAATTAGAATAAAATATTTGGGTAAAAAAGGAATTTTAACTTCTTATATAAAAAGTTTAAAAAATTTATCTTTTGAAGATAAAAAAAAACATAGTATAAGCATTAATACAATTAAGAAAGAAATAATGATTAATATTAACAAACAATATGAAATATTAAATAATATTTTATTAAATCAACGTATTGAAAAAGAAAAAATTGATATTTCTCTTCCTGGACGTCGTGTTAAAAATGGTTCTTTACATCCAATAACATATACTATTAATTATATAAAAAATTTTTTTTCTAGAATAGGTTTTCAATCGATTAGTAGTCCAGAAATAGAAGATGAGTATCATAATTTTGACGCTTTAAATATTCCTAAAAATCATCCAGCTAGAGATAGTCATGACACTTTTTGGTTTGATAAGAATAGATTACTACGCACTCAAACTTCAAGTATGCAAATTCGTATTATGAAGAAAGAAAAACCTCCTATTAGATTTATTTTTCCTGGAAAGGTTTATCGTAATGATTATGATCATACACATACTCCTATGTTTCATCAGATTGAAGGTTTAATAATTGAAAAAAATATTAATTTTTCAAATTTAAAATGGATTATATATAGTTTTTTATATGATTTTTTTGGTAATCAAATTTCAATTCAGTTTCGTCCATCATATTTTCCTTTTACAACACCTTCTGCAGAAGTAGATATTATAAACAGTAGAGGAAAATCATTAGAAGTACTAGGTTGTGGAATGGTACATCCTAAAATTTTAAACAATGCAAATATTAATTCTAATATATATTCCGCTTGCGCATTTGGATTAGGAATTGAAAGAATTACTATGTTACGGTACGAAATTTCTGATATTCGATATTTTTTTGAAAACGACATAAAGTTTTTAGAACAATTTAAGTATAATTAG